In Streptomyces chartreusis, the following proteins share a genomic window:
- a CDS encoding DUF397 domain-containing protein → MTVTDEPFSFYNGMPASDLGDQGWESPWSGPNGGQCVQTKQLADGRIALRQSTDPTGPALIYTPQEMAAFVAGVKKGMADHLTAC, encoded by the coding sequence ATGACCGTCACCGACGAACCGTTCTCCTTCTACAACGGCATGCCCGCCTCGGATCTGGGCGACCAGGGCTGGGAGAGCCCGTGGAGCGGTCCCAACGGGGGCCAGTGCGTCCAGACGAAGCAGCTCGCGGACGGCCGTATCGCGTTGCGGCAGTCGACGGACCCCACCGGCCCCGCGCTGATCTACACCCCGCAGGAGATGGCGGCGTTCGTCGCCGGCGTCAAGAAGGGGATGGCCGATCATCTGACGGCCTGCTGA
- a CDS encoding SAM-dependent methyltransferase has translation MSTPHAARDIDTSRPHSARMYDYYLGGKDHFEIDRKAAETVADAYPGIFVCARENRAFMHRATRVLATEHGIRQWLDIGTGIPTEPNLHQVAQTVVPDARVVYADNDPLVLKYAERLMRSTPQGRTTYIEADVNDPQALVNAPELAEVLDLTKPVALSLNALMHFVTDSQDPYGIVGNLLDVLPSGSALALSHCTPDFDPETWQKVTDIYNGAGTPVQFRSQKDVARFFDGLDLLEPGVTVGHRWRPEAAPQGAARTESVTDAQVSLWTGVGIKP, from the coding sequence ATGAGCACCCCCCACGCCGCTCGGGACATCGACACCAGCAGGCCGCACTCCGCTCGGATGTACGACTACTACCTGGGCGGCAAGGACCACTTCGAGATCGACCGGAAGGCGGCCGAGACCGTCGCCGACGCCTATCCCGGCATCTTCGTGTGTGCCCGGGAGAACCGGGCCTTCATGCACCGGGCCACCAGGGTCCTCGCCACCGAGCACGGCATCCGGCAGTGGCTCGACATCGGCACCGGCATTCCCACCGAGCCGAACCTGCACCAGGTCGCGCAGACCGTGGTTCCCGACGCCCGCGTGGTCTACGCCGACAATGACCCCCTCGTCCTCAAGTACGCCGAGCGCCTCATGCGCAGTACGCCCCAGGGGCGCACCACCTACATCGAGGCGGACGTCAACGACCCGCAGGCTCTCGTCAACGCCCCCGAGCTGGCCGAGGTCCTGGACCTGACCAAGCCGGTCGCGCTGTCCCTCAACGCCCTGATGCACTTCGTCACGGACTCCCAGGACCCGTACGGCATCGTCGGCAACCTGCTCGACGTCCTCCCCTCGGGCAGCGCACTGGCCCTGAGCCACTGCACACCGGACTTCGATCCGGAGACCTGGCAGAAGGTCACCGACATCTACAACGGAGCCGGTACGCCGGTGCAGTTCCGTTCCCAGAAGGACGTGGCCCGCTTCTTCGACGGGCTCGACCTGCTGGAGCCCGGCGTCACCGTCGGCCACCGCTGGCGCCCCGAGGCCGCGCCCCAGGGGGCCGCCAGGACGGAGTCCGTGACGGACGCCCAGGTCAGCCTGTGGACCGGGGTGGGCATCAAGCCGTGA
- a CDS encoding ATP-binding protein encodes MSDAASQYTAAHIQVLEGREAIRKRPGMYVGSTREPGLHNTVFEVSDWAVNEVLAGRAEHVDVTLESDGSVRVAIDGPGIPVEAAGHTGDPSLEELLTRMHAGPRGDSRDFVGVGLFGMGPFVTNALSSHLTGEVRREGVRWVQRYDRGAAVGPPSPQGPTTETGTVIAFRPDADIFGTAQCSFDALAERFRTLAFLNRGLAISLTDRRPSSGSRSERFVFPGGARDFVAAIAARTGPIDGTDVFGFEYEDPQIAGCVEVAMMWSDTLAGGVHGFANSMPTRCGGSHMVGLRDGVAAAINAFARERRLLTKTDTDLGPDRLFDGLTAVVSVKLDRPEFEGATRDFLGNAEVRESVAAAVRDQLIAWLAEDPRLASAVVGRIAAGTSSAGA; translated from the coding sequence ATGAGTGACGCCGCGAGCCAGTACACCGCCGCCCACATTCAGGTGCTGGAGGGGCGGGAGGCCATCCGGAAACGGCCGGGGATGTACGTGGGCTCGACCCGTGAGCCCGGTCTGCACAACACCGTGTTCGAGGTGTCCGACTGGGCGGTCAACGAGGTCCTGGCCGGTCGCGCCGAACACGTCGACGTCACGCTGGAATCCGACGGCAGCGTGCGGGTCGCCATCGACGGACCAGGGATTCCTGTCGAGGCCGCCGGGCATACCGGCGACCCAAGTCTGGAAGAACTGCTGACTCGGATGCACGCCGGACCGCGGGGCGACAGCCGCGACTTCGTGGGGGTAGGCCTTTTCGGCATGGGACCCTTCGTCACCAACGCCCTGTCGAGCCATCTGACGGGAGAGGTCCGGCGCGAAGGGGTGCGCTGGGTACAGCGCTACGACCGTGGTGCCGCGGTCGGCCCGCCCTCGCCCCAGGGGCCCACGACGGAAACCGGAACCGTCATCGCGTTCCGGCCCGACGCCGACATCTTCGGCACGGCACAGTGCTCGTTCGACGCGCTGGCCGAGCGTTTCAGAACACTGGCCTTCCTGAACCGTGGCCTCGCCATCTCCCTGACCGACAGGCGCCCGTCAAGCGGGTCACGGTCGGAACGGTTCGTTTTCCCGGGCGGTGCCAGGGACTTCGTCGCCGCCATCGCGGCCCGGACGGGGCCAATCGATGGGACGGACGTCTTCGGCTTCGAGTACGAGGACCCGCAGATCGCCGGGTGTGTCGAGGTCGCCATGATGTGGAGCGACACCCTCGCAGGTGGCGTCCACGGCTTCGCGAACAGCATGCCCACCCGCTGCGGCGGATCGCACATGGTGGGCCTCCGCGACGGAGTGGCGGCAGCGATCAACGCCTTCGCGCGGGAGCGGCGATTGCTGACGAAGACCGACACCGATCTCGGACCGGACCGGCTGTTCGACGGCCTGACCGCCGTCGTCTCGGTGAAACTCGACCGCCCCGAGTTCGAAGGCGCCACACGCGACTTCCTGGGCAATGCCGAGGTCCGCGAATCCGTCGCGGCGGCCGTCCGGGACCAACTGATCGCGTGGCTGGCTGAGGACCCGCGCCTGGCCTCAGCCGTCGTCGGCCGGATCGCTGCCGGTACCTCGTCGGCCGGGGCGTGA
- a CDS encoding PucR family transcriptional regulator, whose product MGSLFAELARQAPTNACREVETYLREIPEFRSWETKPRAKAETMEYSVWLRRRTIELSPDNSELTDDDLCYIAAIGEVRADAGMSSDSRQQVLQLHTTLMLRDIHEAAENLRGGEVEELMQVMTWFAPQGDRGIVAYRQGFVTVLRRRLPYVEQVALLARSLLTGDPMAADLAEALDLQLPEFCAVTVIRVPDRPLGDRDLDVEIEALVKTHRVPAVWYPENGTRGGELIAVVPCADEALRLPSAPEAVADLVGDFAEAIGRPCAAGTATAPLDELPAALERARRISKSAPLGKPSRRLRPYTVADVFVELAVADVPFIDAWLHTVARNLEPGPDLVTTLDAYYRHDMNRGAAAAALNVHPRTLDYRLRRVAELTGIDPASTHGIRTLSTVVTRRLSGS is encoded by the coding sequence ATGGGGAGCCTCTTCGCCGAACTGGCCCGGCAGGCGCCGACCAACGCCTGCCGGGAGGTCGAGACGTATCTGCGCGAGATTCCGGAGTTCCGGTCGTGGGAAACGAAGCCCCGGGCCAAGGCCGAGACGATGGAATACTCGGTGTGGCTGCGGCGCCGCACGATCGAACTGTCTCCGGACAACAGCGAACTGACCGACGACGACCTCTGCTACATCGCCGCCATCGGCGAGGTACGGGCCGATGCCGGAATGTCCTCGGATTCACGACAACAGGTACTCCAGCTGCACACCACGCTCATGCTGCGCGACATCCACGAGGCGGCCGAGAACCTGCGCGGCGGCGAAGTCGAGGAACTCATGCAGGTGATGACCTGGTTCGCCCCGCAGGGCGACCGCGGAATCGTCGCCTACCGACAGGGATTCGTGACAGTGCTGCGCCGCCGTCTGCCCTACGTCGAGCAGGTCGCCCTGCTCGCCAGGTCACTGCTCACCGGCGACCCCATGGCCGCGGACCTCGCCGAGGCGCTCGACCTTCAACTCCCCGAATTCTGCGCCGTCACGGTGATCCGCGTACCGGACCGTCCCCTGGGCGACCGTGATCTCGACGTCGAGATCGAGGCGCTCGTGAAGACACACCGGGTGCCCGCCGTCTGGTACCCGGAGAACGGCACGAGGGGCGGTGAGCTGATCGCCGTCGTTCCCTGTGCCGACGAGGCCCTACGGCTGCCCTCCGCACCCGAAGCCGTAGCGGACCTCGTCGGTGACTTCGCCGAGGCGATCGGCCGCCCTTGCGCTGCCGGCACCGCCACCGCACCCCTCGACGAACTCCCTGCCGCCCTCGAACGTGCCCGCCGGATCAGCAAGTCGGCCCCGCTGGGGAAGCCCTCCCGCCGATTACGGCCGTACACCGTGGCGGACGTGTTCGTCGAACTCGCGGTCGCCGACGTGCCGTTCATCGACGCCTGGCTCCACACGGTGGCCCGGAACCTCGAACCGGGCCCGGACCTAGTGACCACGCTCGATGCCTACTACCGCCACGACATGAACCGCGGCGCGGCAGCGGCGGCCCTCAACGTCCACCCGCGCACCCTGGACTACCGCCTGCGCCGGGTCGCTGAACTCACCGGTATCGACCCGGCCTCGACGCACGGCATACGCACCCTCAGCACCGTCGTGACACGGCGGCTGTCGGGCTCTTGA